The DNA region GGAACATGACGGACATACATCAGCCAGAAAACAAGTTTCACAGCTCGGTCTGCGTGCATGACACACACGGCGTCCATGCCATATGAGCCAATGGTGCGCATTGGACCAGTTTCTCATGGGGATAACCTTCTTCAATCCTTCCTCCACCTGATCAGGGGTATCACCGACAGACAATTTTAATCGATTTGACACACGAAATACATGCGTGTCCACAGCGATGGCAGGATAACCGAATGCCACACTTCTTACTACATTTGCTGTCTTGCGTCCTACACCGGGAAGCTTCACCAATTCATCAAAATCTTCTGGTACTTTCCCGCCATATCTTGAAATAAGCATATGACACATACCTAAAAGATTTTTTGCTTTCGCCCTGTACAGCCCGCAGTCATGAATTTCTTTTTCCAACTCTGTCTGTGACAAAGCTCCCATCTTCTCAGGCGTACCTAACCTTGGAAAAATACGATTGGTAATAATATTCACACGTTTATCGGTGCACTGCGCAGACAATATGACTGCGACAAGAAGCGTAAAGGAACTGCCATAAGTCAGCATAGTCCCTTCGTTTTTGTATACATCAGCAAGCCGGCGGAGCTGCTCTGCTTTAACGGCCTTCGTTACCCTCATTTTAATTCCTCAGCAGATAATCATGGGCCGCCAGCGCTGCAGCAGCTCCCTCACCGGCAGCAATGATAACCTGCTTATTCTTTCCGTCTGTCACATCACCCGCAGCAAAAAGTCCCGGAATATTTGTCTTTCCTTCTTTATCTGTAATAATTTCCCCTAAAGAATTTGTAATAACATCTTTCGGTAAATAGCTGTTGTTTGGAATACCGCCTGCTTCCACAAATACGCCATCTACAGCCAATTCTATTTCTTTTCCATCCTTCTTATTTTGTACAACGAGGGACGTGACTTTCCGTTCACCATTAATACGAAGCGGAATGTATTCCATAAGCACTTCGATATTTTCTTTTTCATACATACGTTTTGCAACAATTTCTGCAGCGCGGATACGACTTCGCACAAGGAGATATACCTTTTGTGAAATCATAGACATTTCAATGGCAGCCTGCACAGCACTGTCTCCGCCACCCACAATCGCAACCGTCTTATTTCTGTAAAACGGTCCGTCACAAGTTGCACAGTAACTGACTCCGCGACCGGTATATTCTATTTCACCGGGGATATCAAGGGTACGGCTCTTTTTCCCTGCAGTTACAATAACAGTCTTTCCCTGAAGACTCTTTCCATCATCAAGCTGTACCGCAAAAGAACCATCTGGCAAATGCTTCAGTGCCTTTACACCTGCAGTAACAAAATCAACGGGGTATTGACGGACATGAGCTTCCATCTTTTCCGCCAGTTCAATCCCCGTGACAGACTGGAACCCCAAATAGTTTTCAATTTCATTGGTCAGCATCATTTGTCCGCCGATATCAGTCGATACAAGCGTTACAGATAAGGCTTTCCTTGCTGCATAAAGAGACGCATTCAACCCCGCAGGACCCCCGCCGATTACGAGCACATCAGACATTTCCATGATATCCCTCCACCTATTTATATCTAAATTTATTGATTTCATTATATCGCCTTTTATCGATATAGTCAACTTTCTTTTTGCGAAAATTTAGTTTTTTTATAACCGATAAATTCACGGAGAATCGAGTTGTCAGGAACAAAATCATCTGATAATTCGCGAAAAGGCTCAAAGAAATGAATTAGTCTCTGCGCCTCCGGATAAAGCGGATTTCCTTTTTTTATCCTCTCCAGCATGGGCCGTGTCATTTTCTTGAGAACAGGAAGCTCATAGATAAGGGCGGAATTGAATACGCGATCCGCCCGATTTTGAAAGGAAAAAATGTTCTCTTCTTCTCCCCGGCGTACTGACTTCCAAATAGACAGCGTATCTTCAGGACTGTGCCCCCTGTATTGGACATCCCGTACCATACGACGGAGCAGACGCGTATCGGACGTAGAAATGCGGTTATGGTTATTGATATTGATTTGTGTCAATGCCGATAAGTATATGCGCATTTGCTGGTAACCGGGAACAAAGTAGGTCAATTTAGGGTTAAGCGCATGCAGTCCTTCCACTAAAACAGGCTGGTTTTCCCCGAGTCGGACAGGTTCATCATACCACTCTTTTTTCCCTGTAATAAAATTGAATCGTGGCAGCTGAACCTCTTTCCCTTCCAAAAGATTTATCACTGTTTCCTCAAAAAGGGAAATATCCATTGCCTGCAGGTTCTCCCAGCTTTCTCCTCCCATTTCATCGCGATTCCTAAAATAATCATCAAGAGAAAGCATTACGGGATGAACGCCATTAACCCATAGATGGATAATCAAGCGTTTCATAAAAGTCGTTTTCCCCGATGATGAAGGCCCTGCAATGCATACCAGACGGATTCCAGGATTTTGGCCGCAGATTTCATCTGCTAATTCTGCCAATTTCTTTTCATGAAGAGCTTCTGCTACGGCAATCAGATCAATGATTGAACCTCCGTCAATGGCATCATTCAGTTCTGCTAAAGAATGGCAGCCTATGAGTTCGCTCCATTTTTGGGATTCCAAAAAAACACGGGCAAACAAAGGCGTTTCTTCCTGTACTTTAATCTCTTTTTCCCCGGGATCAGGTACATGGAGAAGAAACCCCGGTGCATATGAAGACAAATGAAAGATTTTCAAAAAACTCATGTCCGGCAGCATGGGGCCAAAGAAGTAATCAATAAAAGTACCACATTGACTTACACTGATTTCTTTGACCGGCATTTGTGTAACCAGATCTGCATCCGCCTTCCGCCCTTTTAAGCGCAGGAAAGCTTCCGCTTTGGAAATCCCCACAGTCAGCTGCGTAATATCTCTTCCTTCTTTTACGATTTCTTCCATCTTATAACGAAGCACATCCAATTCCTTTTGAAGAGGCACATGTCCATCACTGAATTCACAGTAAAGCGCTTTCCCTAAAGCATGCTTCACTGCTACTTCTATTTTCCCGCCATATACTTCTTTCGCAGCAATAGCAAGCAGCATAATAAGAGATCTTTGATAGGCACGGTGAGCCAGAGGAGAACCAAGAGGAATCCATTTTACATCAGTATCACCGGTAAAGGGCGTTTGGAAATCAATAATATCCCCTTCACAGTCCGCCAGCACTGCCATTTCAGGATCACGGCCTCCGGAAACCATATTCCATAAATTCTGTGGTGTTGCCCCCTCAAATAATTCATATGCCTTCCCCTCACAGGTAATATGCATTATCTTCCCTCCTTTAATTTTCGATCCGGTTTTCCTTTAGGATACCATAAATCAAAAAAAGATGACGATTTACAAAATGATATCCTTTATAAAATCAGCGATTATCTTCCTTAATACAAACAATATAAAACAGGCCCGCCCTATAAGTGCAAAGGTCATGCCTGTCTGATGCCCTATTATCGAAAATACTTTATTTTCCAAATTCGCTTTTTCATATATGCCGCCAGTAAATGGCAAATCCCATGACAAACCGGATGATTCCCGCCAGAAGATATACCTGCCAGATGACTGAATAATAACCGTCGCTGCAATAAGAGATCCTGCCATATTCCCAAACTGCTGCGCTGCGAAAGACAATCCAAACACACGTCCATGAAAAGATCCGGGTGCATACTTGACAAGTGCTGGATTAAGTGATGAATTAAGACCGATTATGAAGCAGCCCGCAAGAAACTAGCATGCTGCACCCCCAAAAATATTATCGAGAACCGCCTGCAGTATCGTGATGGCACCTGTAACAGTAATTATCATGGCAAAATAATATCCATTATTCCGTCCAAAACCTCCCCACAAAGCCGTCGTTAATGCGCCGGCTATACCACACCGGCACTCATGATGGCTCCTGCAGCAATTTCCTCATTTTCCCTTCTTTCTGCTTCCAATTGTATCATTTGACTGTTTCCATCCACGCCACAGCGTCATCCATCATATTTGTTGTCACAAAATGTCCCAGTCCGGGATATTCTATTTTTGCCCCGGCACCGCCTGCTTTTTTAAAAGCATCAAAAAAATGTGCCTGCGCCCGCGGATCGACAGAAGTATCACACTCCCCATTAATCAGCAAAAGAGGACATCTTTTTATATCAGATAAATGATTTAAAGGATTTCTCTTTTCCAATTCTTCATAAAGTGTCCAATTTCTCCCAAAAGAAATCCCAAAACGCGCCTGCATGAATAAATGAGATAATTCCCAGTCACCGGAACCGTTAAAAGAAACAATCCCCCGCAAATGAGCGGAATGCGACGCGGCAATTCCCAAGACAGACAGACCTCCCATAGAATGTCCTATAAGAAAAGGCTTTTCATATCCACAAGAAAAAATTCTTTCATATAAAAAAGGAAATTCTTCCACATTGCTAAAAATTGTTTTCCAAAAAATATCATATCCCTCAGATGTATAATAATCAGACAGTGCATGGCGTTCTCCATGGTTTACCGCATCAGGAATAAAAACTGTATACCCATGAACGGCCAGGAACGCCGCCCGATTGACCTGCAATTCTCCCTTGCTGCTCCAGCCATGATAAAAGATAACTGTCTTTCCAGTTTCCCGTATGGGATAAACCACATAGCAGGGAATCGATCCATATTTTACCTTTTCTACTTTCAGCTGCATCATGATTCCTCCTTTAATTCAGGATAAAACCTGTCAGTCCACTTCCACCGATTATGCAGCCAAAACCAATCTTCAGGATGTTTTTTTATCCAATTCCCAAGTCTTTTATTGATATCATCAGTTATCTGCCGGACGGATTCTTTCTTTCCTAAATTTTTGTCCGCATAGATAGGATCTTCAACAATAATTTCGTAAGTATAATCCGTAAGTTGGTGCATGAATGCCATAAGGACAGGACGGCCTGTCATAAGTGCAAAATGAGCAGGTCCTGTAGGTGTCAATGTCTTTTGTCCAAGAAAGGGAGAAATAAGTCCGGTATCCCCCGGATCCTGATCACAAAGAAGCCCCACAAAATACCCCTCTTTCAAACGCCTCAACATATCTCGAACACCGGTTTTGTATTCTACCGTCTGTCCAGGAATGGACCTATACTCACGAATAAATTTGTCAAAACCTTCATTCGACTGTTTCATCCCCACTGCAAGTATAGGATACCCGTAAAGAGCAAGCGCCGCCCCTTCCAGTTCCCAGTTGCCGCAATGATTCCCCGCAATAATACAGCCTTCCCCTGAAGCAAGAATCTCATCAAGTTTTTCCTTTCCTTGAATAACCACATAGTCGGAAATATTTTTTTTATTCAACAAAGGAAAACGGAATACGGACATCCCGATAGTGCCGAAACGGACTGCCGCCGCCTTAGATATTTCTTCCGCCGTTTTTGCATCCTTCGTGATGTTCCCACGAAAGATATTTTGCAGTGCCAATTTTTTTCGACGGTTGGGGATAAGCATCCAAAAAAACTCGCCCAAAATATGTCCCATTTTTACCGCACTGCGATCAGAAAGACGACAGCAAACACGGCTCAGAAATTTCAATAATTGATAACTCCCATTCATATACATCCTGCCTGACTTGTAATAAAAAAAGATGCAGATGCACCTTTTCGAAAATAACAAAGAACCCTTGTAACAGAATATCTGATTATAATTTGATACCCTTTTCAGTGAGCAGCTTTTCCAAACGGCGCATCTTTTTCATCAACTCCGGAAGACGAGTCACCATGATTTGTTCCCGCCCCCATTCTCCGTGCGGCCGAGCCGGATATCCTACATAAGTTCCCGGAGTTTCGATATTTCCTACCACGCCGGTTTTTCCTCCAAGTACCACATGATCCGTAATATTCACATGTCCCGTGATTCCTGTCTGTCCTGCCAGTACGCAGGAATCACCAATCTTCGTGCTCCCTGCGATTCCAACCTGCGCAATAATAAAGCAATCTTCTCCAATTTCCACATTATGTCCCAAGTGAACCAGGTTATCTACTTTCGTACCACGGCCGATTACGGTGTCATTCATCGCCCCATTATCTACGGCACTGCCGCTTCCCACTTCCACATCATCTTGCAGAACCGCTTTGCCAAGCTGCCGGATATGGGTATGATGACCTGCCGCATCCGTAGAAAACCCAAACCCTTGTCCACCAATTACCGCATGGGCACGAAGAACCACACGATCACCAAGAATACTGTTCTCATGAATCACTGCGCCTGGATTCAACTCACAATTCTTGCCAATTTTCGAATTCTTACCGATATATACATAAGGATAGACGACAGTACCGCTTCCGATTTCTGCACCGTCATCCACAACAACATACGGCATAATCGTTACATGCTCGCCAATAACCGCTGTTTTACTAACTACTGCCGTAGGATGAATTTTACCGTCATGCTGTTCTTCAGGATGATATAATTCAATTAATTTCCCAAATGAACGTCGACAGTCTTCCGTTACAATCAGATTCTTCGTGTATTTTGCAGGGAGGGCATCCACCAAAATAACACCAGCCTGCATCTCTTCGATATGCTCAGCGTACAAACCTCTTGCAAAAGTCACATGGGACGATCCCGCGCTCTCTGCACTGCGCACATCATCAATAACTACTGCAGGATCTCCGTACAGTGTGCCACCGACAATTTTCGCCAGTTCTCCGGCTGTTTTTTTCATATTAATCCTCATTTTTTATCTGTTGATGACGGGTCGGATACACCATTCAATTTTTTTAACACTTCATCAGTAATATCTACTGCGCCGGCAGGAACAACCCGCTTGTGCATAACGATGCCTATATTCTTTTCTTTTGCAACAGCCGCGCTTTGTGTTTCCACCATTGACTGGATCTGTTTCTGTTTGCTTTGTACAAAAATCATTCTCTCCTGCTGCGCTTCCTGTACCTTTTTCTGCATATCTTCATCAGACAACCCCGCCTGTGAATCTGTTGTCAATCTATTCTGTATTTCCGCATTCTTATCTGTAATTTCTTTCTGGATCGCCTGGATCTTCGCGGAATCCTGCTGTACTTTCTGTACATCAACCACAGCCACTTTGTTCGCACTTCCGCATGCAGAAACAGCAGCAGCTGCCATAAGTAATCCAATGCATGCTAACTTACGTAATATAGTCTTTCTCATTTATCCTCCTGCTTGCCCATAGCGATAATTTTTCCGGCAATATCACCCGTTACATCTTCCGCGCTGATATTCGCGCGATACTGTGTAAATATCATAGTCAGGTGTTTCTCAGAAGCGACACGCCCCGCTTCCCGTCTGATATCTTCCATCATTTTTTCTTTTAAAGCAGCAATTTCCTTTTGCTTTGCTTCCATTCTGTCTTTCCACTCGGCATTAAATTCCTCAGGTGCTGCCAATATTCCTTCAGCACCAATTGTTTTCATCGTCTCCGCCCGTTTTTTATCCAAATCTGCTTTAATTTCAGCAGCCTGTTCATCGGCATACTTTTCTAATTCGGCACTTCCCTTTTCCCGTGCTGAATTCATCTTTTCCACGTCCTCCGGCAACCAGCCGTTCATGGGATATCCGCCTTGAAACGCACGAGAGCTTAAAAGTTCATGAAGCTCTTTTTTAATCTGCTCTTTTTCGTCACCCCTTACACCGAGAACGGTCAGTTTCATTTGAAGATTAGCCATACGGGCTCTTTCTTCCGCAGTCAGATTATCAACAGAAAAAACACCTTTTTCTTTATATTTCTCAGACAATTCCGAATAAAGATCTTGAATTTTACGATTCAATTCATCTTCTTTGGTCTTAACACGAATTTTCAGCTCATTCTCGGCTGCCAGCCGATCGCTTTGATCTTGAACGGAAGCTCTGATTTTAGATTGCTGAGAGGCGACACGGATAATCCGCTGCTGTTCATTCTTATATTTCTCCACCAAATGGCTATATTCTGTCTCCAGCCGAAAATATTCGCTGTACTTAGGATGAGATTTCACGAGAGTTTCCAAATCGGCCACACCATATACCGGATGAGGTGCGGTCTGCTCCGCCTTTTTCGTCCCGCAGCCGGCCAACGTAAGCCCCACACCTACAAAGATCATTGCCAGTACCTTTATCAAGCGGCTATTTCTTCTCATGGACTCTTACCGTTATTTCGTGGTCGATGAATCTGTCTTTGCTGCATCCGTCTTAGCAGCATCAGCACTCGCGGATGTTGATTTTGCCAGAGAATCACTTACATCTTTTGTAATATCTGTTCCGCCATAAATAACTGCTGCTTTATCTACCACAAGAGAAAGCCCTCTCTTGGAAGCAACAGATTTAACCGCCCCCGTTACTTGATCCGCCATTTCTTTTTCGATAGAAGTACGTTTCTGATTGAACTGCTGCTGCATATCGGCAAAAAGTTTCTCTTTTTCAGCATCAGTCATATTTTCTGCTTTTGCATCAAAATCTTTCTGCATTTCATCCGCCGTTTCCTTCAACTTTTTCTGGTAATCTAATGCAAGCGTCCCATTATCGGAAATTACCTGACGCTGATCGACGACCCCAATATCGGATGTAGGGGCGGCATTGGCGGTATCCCCCATAGAAACAATTGCCATGATACCGACAGATGCGATAAATACACCTGCCAGCGCAAACGAAAAGATTTTCACATTTTTCTTATTTCCAAGTGCTGTCATCATAATAAACCACTCCTTTTACAAATTGGCAATAAGCCGCAGCCATTTGCCTTCTTCTTCATTATACACATATTCAAGAGTTATGTAATTATGGATCTTGTAAGAAAGTCCATATTCACTCTCTTTTTTCCCAAAATCATGATCATACCGCAGGGCAACTTTTTCACCAAAAGGCACACGTGCAAATACATGATTGGCACTTTCCATAAAATCGTACTTATACCCTACCTCAAGAATATCTCCAAAACGATGCTGCCAGCCGCCATAAACATTCCACTCCATAGGACCGGGATACAGCTGTACTTCACCGAAAAGAATATCATGCTTCCCCATATAATGCCCAAGCATACCACGGAAAGCATAATTTTTATCCCCATCACGCCCTGTATCCAGCCAAGCTTCCGTCTTAATAATCCAGTG from Dialister invisus DSM 15470 includes:
- a CDS encoding OmpH family outer membrane protein; translated protein: MRKTILRKLACIGLLMAAAAVSACGSANKVAVVDVQKVQQDSAKIQAIQKEITDKNAEIQNRLTTDSQAGLSDEDMQKKVQEAQQERMIFVQSKQKQIQSMVETQSAAVAKEKNIGIVMHKRVVPAGAVDITDEVLKKLNGVSDPSSTDKK
- a CDS encoding nucleoside kinase, which codes for MHITCEGKAYELFEGATPQNLWNMVSGGRDPEMAVLADCEGDIIDFQTPFTGDTDVKWIPLGSPLAHRAYQRSLIMLLAIAAKEVYGGKIEVAVKHALGKALYCEFSDGHVPLQKELDVLRYKMEEIVKEGRDITQLTVGISKAEAFLRLKGRKADADLVTQMPVKEISVSQCGTFIDYFFGPMLPDMSFLKIFHLSSYAPGFLLHVPDPGEKEIKVQEETPLFARVFLESQKWSELIGCHSLAELNDAIDGGSIIDLIAVAEALHEKKLAELADEICGQNPGIRLVCIAGPSSSGKTTFMKRLIIHLWVNGVHPVMLSLDDYFRNRDEMGGESWENLQAMDISLFEETVINLLEGKEVQLPRFNFITGKKEWYDEPVRLGENQPVLVEGLHALNPKLTYFVPGYQQMRIYLSALTQININNHNRISTSDTRLLRRMVRDVQYRGHSPEDTLSIWKSVRRGEEENIFSFQNRADRVFNSALIYELPVLKKMTRPMLERIKKGNPLYPEAQRLIHFFEPFRELSDDFVPDNSILREFIGYKKTKFSQKES
- a CDS encoding lysophospholipid acyltransferase family protein; amino-acid sequence: MNGSYQLLKFLSRVCCRLSDRSAVKMGHILGEFFWMLIPNRRKKLALQNIFRGNITKDAKTAEEISKAAAVRFGTIGMSVFRFPLLNKKNISDYVVIQGKEKLDEILASGEGCIIAGNHCGNWELEGAALALYGYPILAVGMKQSNEGFDKFIREYRSIPGQTVEYKTGVRDMLRRLKEGYFVGLLCDQDPGDTGLISPFLGQKTLTPTGPAHFALMTGRPVLMAFMHQLTDYTYEIIVEDPIYADKNLGKKESVRQITDDINKRLGNWIKKHPEDWFWLHNRWKWTDRFYPELKEES
- a CDS encoding NAD(P)/FAD-dependent oxidoreductase; its protein translation is MEMSDVLVIGGGPAGLNASLYAARKALSVTLVSTDIGGQMMLTNEIENYLGFQSVTGIELAEKMEAHVRQYPVDFVTAGVKALKHLPDGSFAVQLDDGKSLQGKTVIVTAGKKSRTLDIPGEIEYTGRGVSYCATCDGPFYRNKTVAIVGGGDSAVQAAIEMSMISQKVYLLVRSRIRAAEIVAKRMYEKENIEVLMEYIPLRINGERKVTSLVVQNKKDGKEIELAVDGVFVEAGGIPNNSYLPKDVITNSLGEIITDKEGKTNIPGLFAAGDVTDGKNKQVIIAAGEGAAAALAAHDYLLRN
- a CDS encoding OmpH family outer membrane protein produces the protein MMTALGNKKNVKIFSFALAGVFIASVGIMAIVSMGDTANAAPTSDIGVVDQRQVISDNGTLALDYQKKLKETADEMQKDFDAKAENMTDAEKEKLFADMQQQFNQKRTSIEKEMADQVTGAVKSVASKRGLSLVVDKAAVIYGGTDITKDVSDSLAKSTSASADAAKTDAAKTDSSTTK
- the nth gene encoding endonuclease III, whose translation is MRVTKAVKAEQLRRLADVYKNEGTMLTYGSSFTLLVAVILSAQCTDKRVNIITNRIFPRLGTPEKMGALSQTELEKEIHDCGLYRAKAKNLLGMCHMLISRYGGKVPEDFDELVKLPGVGRKTANVVRSVAFGYPAIAVDTHVFRVSNRLKLSVGDTPDQVEEGLKKVIPMRNWSNAHHWLIWHGRRVCHARRPSCETCFLADVCPSCSVKVEAWKPRK
- the lpxD gene encoding UDP-3-O-(3-hydroxymyristoyl)glucosamine N-acyltransferase; the encoded protein is MKKTAGELAKIVGGTLYGDPAVVIDDVRSAESAGSSHVTFARGLYAEHIEEMQAGVILVDALPAKYTKNLIVTEDCRRSFGKLIELYHPEEQHDGKIHPTAVVSKTAVIGEHVTIMPYVVVDDGAEIGSGTVVYPYVYIGKNSKIGKNCELNPGAVIHENSILGDRVVLRAHAVIGGQGFGFSTDAAGHHTHIRQLGKAVLQDDVEVGSGSAVDNGAMNDTVIGRGTKVDNLVHLGHNVEIGEDCFIIAQVGIAGSTKIGDSCVLAGQTGITGHVNITDHVVLGGKTGVVGNIETPGTYVGYPARPHGEWGREQIMVTRLPELMKKMRRLEKLLTEKGIKL
- a CDS encoding alpha/beta hydrolase family protein codes for the protein MMQLKVEKVKYGSIPCYVVYPIRETGKTVIFYHGWSSKGELQVNRAAFLAVHGYTVFIPDAVNHGERHALSDYYTSEGYDIFWKTIFSNVEEFPFLYERIFSCGYEKPFLIGHSMGGLSVLGIAASHSAHLRGIVSFNGSGDWELSHLFMQARFGISFGRNWTLYEELEKRNPLNHLSDIKRCPLLLINGECDTSVDPRAQAHFFDAFKKAGGAGAKIEYPGLGHFVTTNMMDDAVAWMETVK